The Archangium primigenium genomic interval GAGCTCTGGCGCCTGCTGCCGCGGGTCCGCCGTGAGCATCAGGATGGGCGTGGGGACCTCGGCCATGATGTGCTCGACGGCCGTCAGCCCGTCCATCACGGGCATCTCCACGTCCATGGTGATGACCTGGGGCCGGAGCTCTCGCGCCGCGTCGAGGGCTTCCTTGCCGTTGGTGCAAGTGCCGACCACTTCCAGATCCGGATCCCGGCTCAGTGCTTCACAGATCAGCTGTCGGCAGATGTGCGAGTCGTCGACGACCAGCACCGACACTTTCTTGCCCATGTGGCTTCCATACTCCGTGCGCGCCCCCTGGAATATACCGAATGTGACCGGTCTTGACTCGCCGGTTCATCAACCCAGGAGCCGCCGCACCACGTCGACCAGGTCTTGACGCACCAGGTCACCCTTGGTGATGTAGCCATCCGCCCCGGCGGCCAGCCCTCGCCGCCGGTCATCCTCCCCGCCCCGGGTGGTGAGGATGACGACGGGGAGGACCTTGTGGGTGGGGTGCGCCTTGAGCCGGCGCGTCAGCTCCAGGCCGTCCGCCCGGGGCATCTCCAGGTCGGTGCACACCAGGTCCACCTGCGTATTGACGAGCAGATCCAGGGCCTCCAGGCCGTCGGTGGCCATGACGACGTCGTAGCCCACCGCCTCCAGCAGCGCGCCGATGAGCTCGCGCGTGAGGGGGGAGTCGTCCACCACGAGGATGCGGCGGCGGGGGGGCGGCGCGGGACGGGGCGTGACGGCCGAGGCCCGGCTGCCCCGGAAGCCCGACAGGCCCCGGGCGTTCGCGATGAGGTGCGCGGCGGACAGCACCATGGACAGCCGGCCATCCGCGAGCGTGGTGGCCCCCGTGAGGTGGGGGAAGTGCCCGAGCAGGCCCTTGAGGGGGAGGATGGCCTGGACGCTCTCCTCCAGCACCCGGTCCACCGCCAGGGCGGCCATGGAGCCCTGGCTGCGCACGACGAGCACGAGCGCCCCCTCCCCGGCCTCCTGCTCCGGGCTCAGGCCCAGGAGGGCGCCCAGCGAGGCGAAGGGCATGGGCTGCTCGTCCACCTCCAGCACCCCGCGCCCGGCCACCTCCTTGATCTGCGAGGACTCCACCCGGAGCGCGCGCGACACATGGGCCGCGCTCAGGCACAGGGTCTCCTCGGCCACCTTCACGAAGAGCAGCGGGGCCACGGTGAGCGACACCGGAACCCGCAGCTCGAAGCGCGTGCCCTGGTTGCCATGGGACGCCACCACCACGTCGCCGCCCAGCGCCCGGAGCGAGCTGCGCACGGCGTCCAGGCCCACGCCCCGGCCGGAGATGTCCGTGGCCACCTCGCGCGAGGTGAAGCCGGACAGGAAGATGAGCTCGCGCGCCGCTTGATCCGTCAGGCCCGAGGCGGCGGCCTCATCCAGGAAGCCCTTGCGCACCGCGGCGCGGCGCAGCACCGAGGGCTCCAGGCCCACGCCGTCGTCCTCCACCCGCAGGACCAGCCGGTTGCCATCCCGCGCGGCGCTCAAGGTCAGCCGGCCCCGCGGGTGCTTGCCCGCGGCCACCCGGTCCACGCGCGACTCCAGCCCGTGATCGAGCGCGTTGCGCACCAGGTGCAGCAGCGAGTCGCGCAGCGCCTCCACCACCGCCCGGTCCGCGCGGGTGTCCTCGCCGTCCACCACCAGCTCCACTTCCTTGCCCAGCTCGCGCGCCAGGTCCCGCACCATGCGCGGGTAGGGCTCGAAGAGCACGGACAGCGGCAACATGCGCAGGCGCTGCACCTCGTCGGCCACGTAGCCCAGGTCGCGCAGCTCCTCGTTGGCCAGCAGCTTCTCCTCGCGGTGCAGGCCGGCCGCCAGCTCCTTGGCGCGCCCCAGCCGCTCGGCCAGCAGCATCGCCGCCGGGCCCAGGTCCTCCGCGGCGCGCGCGAGCAGGCTCAGCTCCCGCGCCAGGTCCAGACGCCGGGTGGTGGCCAGCTCCCGGCGACGCGACACCTGGGTGAGGTTGGTCACCGCGCTGGTGAGCCGGTCCAGACTCGCCACGCCGATGCGCACCGAGCCATCCGCGCGATCCGCCGTGCGGACCGCGGCCGTCACGGGCGAGGGCCGGGGCGGCTCGGGCACCGCGGGCGGCATGCGGGCGATGGAGGTGGCGACCGTGACGGAGGCCGGAGGCGCCGCGCGCGGCGGCTCCAGGCTCGAGGCCCGTCCCGGCGGCGGGGGGCGCGTCGAGGACGAGGCCGGGGCGATGGCGGGAGGCACCGGCGGCGCCGAGCGGGACACGAGCGAGGGCGACGCCGCGCTCAGGGACACCGAGCCCCAGGCGGGGGTGGTCTCCTCGGCCGAATCCTCCACGGACTCGCGGCGCGCGATGGGCGGACCCGCGCGCGGGGTCGCCACGGGCGGCGGCGGCGCGGCGGCGCCCAGGCCGGTGATCTCCGCCCGGGTGCACTCCTGGAGTCCGCGCACCAGCTTGCCCACCTCGGGGGGAGACTGGACGGGCTCCTGCCCCGCGGCGCCGGACAACACCAGCACGGCGTCCGCCGCCCGGAGCAGCGCGTCGATGGAGTCCGCGGACAGCGCATGCTCGGCGCGCTCGGTGGAGCGCACCAGTTCCTCCATCTCGTGGACGACGGTGTTGATGGTGTCGAACCCCATCATCCGCGCCTCGCCCTTGAGGCCGTGCAGCTCGCGCAGCACCGTGCGGCCCGCGTCGGGACTGGCGCCCGCCTCCAGCTCCACGATGCGACGGTTGATGCGCTCCAGGCGCACCCCCACCAGTTCCCGGAACTGCTTGAGCAGCTTCTCCCGCCCGCTCACCCCGTGCCCCCCGTTCCCGAGGACTCGATCTGGAAGCGCTCCACCACCACGCGCAAGTCCCTCGCCAGGGTGGACAGGTCACCATTGGCGCTGATGACCTGCTTGGTGGCGTTGTGGCTCTGCTGGGTGATGCGCAGGATGTCCGCCATGGCCTCGGCCAGCAGGTCCGTGCCGCCCTGCTGCTGCTGGGTGGCCAGGGAGATGGCCCGCACCGCGTCCGAGGTGCGTCCCGCCAGCTCCACGATCTGCCGCAGCGACTCGGACACCTGCTGCGCCAGCCCCGTGCCCAGCTCCGTGGCGCGCACGCCGCCCTCGGTGGCCATCACCGCGCCGCCCGAGGCGTCCCGCACCTCCTCGATGAGCCCCTCGATCTCCTTGGTGGACTCGATGACGTTCTCCGCGAGGCGCCGCATCTCCGCGGCCACCAGCGAGAAGCCCTGCCCCACCTCGCCCGCCTTGGTGCCCTCCAGCTCGGCGTTGAGCGCGAGCAGGTCCGACTTGTCGGCCACGCCGTTGATGAACTCGACGATCTTGCCGATCTGCTGCACGCGCTTGTTGAGCCGGACCACCGCCGCGGCGATGGCCTGGTTGTCGTGGCGCATGCGGTTCATCGTCTCCATGAACGACTCGGAGCTGGCCTGACCCGCCTTGGCCGCCGCGAGCGTCTTGTGGGCGATCTCCGCCACCGAGCCCGCGTTCTCGGCGATCTGCCGCGCCGAGCGCGCGAGTTCCTCCGTGGTGGCGCTCGTCT includes:
- a CDS encoding response regulator; the encoded protein is MSGREKLLKQFRELVGVRLERINRRIVELEAGASPDAGRTVLRELHGLKGEARMMGFDTINTVVHEMEELVRSTERAEHALSADSIDALLRAADAVLVLSGAAGQEPVQSPPEVGKLVRGLQECTRAEITGLGAAAPPPPVATPRAGPPIARRESVEDSAEETTPAWGSVSLSAASPSLVSRSAPPVPPAIAPASSSTRPPPPGRASSLEPPRAAPPASVTVATSIARMPPAVPEPPRPSPVTAAVRTADRADGSVRIGVASLDRLTSAVTNLTQVSRRRELATTRRLDLARELSLLARAAEDLGPAAMLLAERLGRAKELAAGLHREEKLLANEELRDLGYVADEVQRLRMLPLSVLFEPYPRMVRDLARELGKEVELVVDGEDTRADRAVVEALRDSLLHLVRNALDHGLESRVDRVAAGKHPRGRLTLSAARDGNRLVLRVEDDGVGLEPSVLRRAAVRKGFLDEAAASGLTDQAARELIFLSGFTSREVATDISGRGVGLDAVRSSLRALGGDVVVASHGNQGTRFELRVPVSLTVAPLLFVKVAEETLCLSAAHVSRALRVESSQIKEVAGRGVLEVDEQPMPFASLGALLGLSPEQEAGEGALVLVVRSQGSMAALAVDRVLEESVQAILPLKGLLGHFPHLTGATTLADGRLSMVLSAAHLIANARGLSGFRGSRASAVTPRPAPPPRRRILVVDDSPLTRELIGALLEAVGYDVVMATDGLEALDLLVNTQVDLVCTDLEMPRADGLELTRRLKAHPTHKVLPVVILTTRGGEDDRRRGLAAGADGYITKGDLVRQDLVDVVRRLLG